The following DNA comes from Salipiger sp. CCB-MM3.
CTCAAATCGTTTTCCTTTTGGAAATATTCTTGGAAGAGAAGCCGTTCCACGTTCACCAGATGACGCGCGGCTACGCCTGGCTCGACACTGTCCCCCCCCGGCTTTCTACTCGACGCAGGAAACTTTGTACGAACGCTGTTCGTGCGCCATAGCTTGCAAGGGGGTAGTTCCGAAGAGATCAAATGTTCAAAGGGCTAAGCGTCTCAGACGCGCTGCGCGACCTGATCAGAAGCTTTGCGAAAAACCGCTGCAAGCAATAACTACTGCATCCATTTAAATAGTCCTACGACAACATGTTTCGCGCGCGAAACAGGCTCTAGCCGCCAGATAGAGACTAACTATTTTCAAGGTTCCTGAGAGATCCAGCACAGAAGAGCCGCGTGCAATTCTTCGGTCAGCGCCGTGCCTGACAGTTCTAATCGCTTCTTCTCAGCATGGAAGCAGACTTTCAGACCTGGACGTGGCTGGCTCGTCACGGGTGCTGGTGCGGTGAGTTTGGGAGACCGTGACATCGGAGCATCCTCAGTCGCTTCCGCGATTTCTTCCTCTCTCACCCAGCGAGCGAGCAGCGCAAGCTCCTCTTCCGCTGTCGCAGGGCGGGCCAATTCATAGGACTGCGTTAGGGCTCCCACTGCTGATGGTACACGCTCAAGCTGCCTCGCCAGCTGTAGCCCCAGCCGCTCGCCGATCGCTTGAGGGAAGCGCAGAGTTTCGCCCAGCCCTTCAACCAGGCTAACAAAGCTGCCGATTTTCGAGCGCTTGGCCCGTGAAGCTGAGGCGAAAAGGCTCTGAAGCGCCTGCTTCCGGGTCTCAAATACACCTTGGGCCACCGCTACTTCGACAATGCGCGCCCGCTCGAAATAACTCAATCCGGCACGGATCTCGTTTTCCTCGACCATGGCGCGGTACGCGTCCGACGCGCTTTCCGGACGGCGCTCCAATGCCAACACCGTGCCATCTCCACACCCTTCCTCCAGCAACTGCATCAGCGCTTGGCAGCGGCGCCAGCCCGAGATCAACCCATAGCGTCCGTCCGACAGCGCTACGACTTCGATTGGCGTCTGCTGGCCGCGGTCGCGGATTGAGGCAATCAGCGCACCCATGTCCTCATCATCAACCCAGATGCGGTCACGGACGAGATAACCTTGTTCGATCTGCGCCAGCGGCAGTGCGCTGATCATCCGGCCACCTTCGCGAGCCCGATTGAGTTCTCCGGCGACTTCGGCGAGAGCGGCGGTGGCTGAGCTGTCAGCCGCCACGTCGGCGATTGGTGCGCGTCGCGCCGCCTCGATCCGGGGCTCTTCTGGGGCATCAAGGAACATCGGGTTGGCGGGTGTCAGACGTTTACGTTTGGCCATGGGAACTTTCCGGTTTCGAGATGCGGCATGGCGCCGAACAAAAAAGGGATGCGTGCCGAGGTGTGCGTCAGGCGCACCGACAAAATGTTTCGCGCGCGAAACAAAGGAGCGTGCATCGTATGCGGGTCATGACACAGAGCGAACTTCACTCCGCTGCCGCCTGTTGCGCTAGCTCGTCGCGCCGCCAAGCTCCGACGAGCAGCTGTTTGAAGGCCGCATAGGTAGCATCGAAGGTCTCGCGCCCGCGCACATAGGTTTCGCGATTGAAATCGCGGTAGTCAGCCTCGTAGATGCCCTGCACCTGTTCTCCAGCCTGGCCGATGAGCGCCGTGAAACCCTGTCGGTGCGGCGAAAGCACTTGTCCGAGATAAGCCTGCATCAGTGCCGCGAGCTCGGCTTGCTGAGTGCCATCGTAGCGGGTGACCACGGCACGCACCGCGTCCCATTCGAATTTCAGTTCCTCGCGCCCGAGCGCTCGAGCAGCGAGGTTCTCGGCCTCCTCGATCGAGCCGAAGGTCGAATGCAGCATATCAAAGAAGCGACCGGTAGAGTCGAACTCAAGGAAAGAGGCTCCGAGCGGCACCAGAAGGATGTCCGCTGCGGCCAGCCCGTTGATCGTTAGGTAGCCGAGTGCGGGCGGCGTATCGAGAAAAATTACATCATACGCATCAAGCAACCCATCCGCTTCGAGACTTTCAGTCAGCGCGTCCCAGAGCTTCCAGCCTCGCGCTTGCATGCGCCAGACTGGAATCTGGAACTCGGCCCAGTAGAGGTTCAACTGAGCACCAATGAGATCGATATTTGGCCAATGGGTCTTTTGCACCAGTGAAGAGGCAGCGACGTCAAGCGCCTCGGTCAACGTGTCATCAAGCGGGGTAGGGACCTCACCCCGATCCAGCCGCCGCTGGTTCTCACCCCTTAAATAACGGGCATAATGACGAGCGACGAGGGGGAAGACGGTCTGCCACTCGTCTTCTACTCTGCCCCCAAAGATCGAGGTCATCGAGCCTTGGCTATCGAGATCGACCACCAGCACCTTGTATCCGTCGAGGGCCGCCGACATTGCCAGGTGCGCGGCGGTCGAGGTCTTGCCGACGCCTCCTTTAAAGTTGGCTACTGCGACCATCTTGGCGGGTTGACCCTTGGGCCGATAAGGCAGGTACTCTTTAGCCTTTGATCCCTCATGACCAAAAAATGCACGTAACTGCAGAACCTCGTCGAGGGTGAACCACTTGGCACCTCCCTCGGTCTCGGAGCGGCCCTGCGGCAGTTGGGGGTTCTGTTTAAGCACGCGGCGGAAATGGCCGGTGGCTACGGGAATGAGATAGCGGGTAATTTCCCAAGTTGAGAACAGGCGCAATCGGCGAGTGCCGCTTTCTTCTAGACCGCGGCTCGCAAGGTCTGCCCTGCCTGCTTCACAGGCCCGTGCAATCTCGCCGAAACCGGGTGTGGAGGCGGGAGCACCGAGCGCCCCGCACGCGCTATCTGGATCAATATTGAAATAGGGGGGCAAAATGCCCCGTGTCTCTGCTCGCATCTAACGCCTCATGTGCGTACTTTTGGGAAGAATACCACAAAAATGCGTACATGGAAGGAAAGACCGCACATTTCTATATTTTCTAAGGAAATCTGTCGAGCTTTTCCCTTGATCCCTAGGGTGGAGCGGGATGGGAAGATATTTTTTAGTTAGAATTTAGTTAGTTATATTGTTACGGAGCATGAGGAAAGCTGCAACGATATGATTCTAATAGATTTATCTCATGTATGTTAACGCTTTGCGACTCTGAAACCCCGTTTCTCCGACTCTGAACCGCCGATTGGGCGACTCTGATCCGCCGTTACTGCGCTGGACGCAGTTTGTGGGCAGCTCTAGGCTAGTGTCACTGAAACCCCGAAAGACTCGGGGCAGCACAGATCTGCGCAAAGCAGACTGAAGGGGATAGGCAGGCTGGATGACGACAGGTGAGATCGGGGCAGGGGGGCTCCTCCCAGACAGGCATCCGACCGGAGATTTCTTTCTTTGCGATATTTTCGGCGCGAGCCCGAAGGACGATCTTGGCACTATGGAGCACCCGGTCTTCTCGCTCTCGACCCGTCCCGATCGGCGTATCTTGAGCTATGAGCACAATGGTGCGCAGGTGCAGGTAGTTCCGAGTGTGAAAGGCCGGGCGACGATCCATGATAAGGACATTCTGATCTACTGCGTCAGCCAGTTGGTGGCAGCGTTGAATGCTGGTCGGGAGACTTCGCGCCACCTAGTGCTGAAGGCACACGACCTGCTTGTGGCCACCAACCGTGATACCTCAGGGGATGCGTATACCCGGCTCAAGGAAGCTTTCGAGCGACTTGCCGGTACGCGCATTTCAACTAACCTAACGACAGGTGGCGAGGAGAGTACCGCAGGTTTCGGTTTGATCGAGAGCTGGGAGATCCGACGCAAGAGCCGCGGAGGACGGATGATCTCTGTAGCGGTTACTCTGAGCGATTGGCTTTATCGGGCGGTGCTGGCAAAATCGGTGCTGACCCTAAGCCGTGATTACTTCCGTTTGCGCAAGCCGTTGGAGCGACGTGTTTATGAGCTGGCACGCAAGCATTGCGGGCGGCAGCCGGAATGGCGGGTGAGTGTGGCGGTGTTGCACAAGAAATCGGGTTCGAGTGCGCCTCTACGGGTGTTCCGAGCATCGCTGCGGAAGATGATCTGCGCAGATCATCTTCCTGACTACGGGATGATCGAGGAGGAAGGCGATCTTGTCCGCTTCTGTCGTCGGGGACATGTGATGGAGCGGGACGCCCCGGGTGCTCCGCTTCTCCGTTCAAGCACCTTGGAAGAGGCACGAGAGCTGGAACCAGGGGCAGATGTTTATGCGCTTGAGGCCAACTGGCGCAGGTTCTGGGAGGAAAGCGGAAAGGTACAGCTGAAAGATCCGGACAAAGCATTCCTTGGCTGGCTGCTCAAGCGGCGCACAAGCTGAAACCTTCGCCGCGTGCTACTTAGTCGAGCTTGCCCGAGCCGGCTACGCTGCCCCGGGCAAGCTGTGCCAAATGAGGGGGCAGCATTATTGATGGCGTGGATGCCCCCGCCCGACGGCATCATGGTGTGCCAAGATAGTGATGCTGAAGTCACCATAGGGAAAGGAGGCATCTTCAGCGTCGACCTGGCAAAGCAGGTCTTCCAGATTCATGACGCTATGGCGGACGGGCGCACGGCTTTCCGCAAGAAGCTGTCCCGTCCACAGTTCGTAAAATTCATGGCAGCCCTGCCGCCCGTGGCCATGGAGGTCGTCGGACCGCGCATTCCTAGGGCCGGGAACTCGCCCTGCTCAGCCATGACATCCGGCTCATCCCGCCTATCTATGTCAAACTCTTCGTGAAGCGGTAAAAGAACGATGCCACGGATGCGGAAGCGATTGCCGAGGCGGTTCAGCGACTGAATATGCGGACGTTGGCGGTGAAGACTGCCGCACAGCAAGCCCGCGCTATGCTCTTCTGCATCCGCGATTTGCTCGTTGATCAGTGTACTGCGTGGCCATCTTGCCGAACAAGGCATCGGCAACGTTGAGTTCCTCGCCCTTCGCCTGGAAGAGGATGACCTGCCGGACTTAGTCCGGCATCTGGGGCGGCTCTATCTCGATCAGATCACACGACTGGGGGCAGAGCTCGAAAAGCTGGATAAGCGCATTGTCGCGGCCGCGAGGGAAACCGGAGGGACCGAAGGTTTCAGACCATGCCCGGGATCGGCCCGGTCTGCGCGATGGCGATTACGGCTTTCGCGCCGGACATGCGTGAGTTCTGTAAGGGGCGCAGCTTCACGGCCTGGCTGGGCCTTGTGCCTCGAGCGGCGGCAAGCAGAAGCTAGGCCGGACCTCGAAGATGGGTCAGCGCGATCGGCCGCGTCGAGGCTGACGTCGGATACTCTGCAGCACCAGCATCCGGAACTTCAACTCCACGTCCAGAGAGGGTCGGCCGCCCTTCGGGCTGCGAGTGCTGCCAGCCGCGCGCACCAAGATCGGTCTAAACCATTCGAAGTCCACAGTCGCAGTCAGGGCCTCCAGCGGATCGCCACCCGGCGAGATCCCCGCCAGTCGTACATCGACATTCCAGAACCCTGCTTGCTTGGTCATGATCCCCTCCACCCGATGAGAGCCGTGAATCACGCATCAGCCAGAGGTTTCAGGAGATGCCCAGCTGGAAGTGGGGCGCAAGCCGAATACCCCATCTGACCCTAGATTGGAGTGCGGCGGTTCTTGAAGACGGTAGCTTGGATATTGTCTAGAGGGTGACCTATTTCTCGATATAGTGGTTCTAGGATGTTGATGTGGGCTTCGAATTCTATTTGTATTAGATTGAATGGATTCCAGAAGTTTATAATGCTATCTTTATCAAAATACCAATCTCCTAAAATGCTTACATCATCGTTCTCAGACAGGGCGATATTTAGGACTCCGCTCGATTCTTTTGCCAATTGGCTTTCCCAGCTTTCCCTCCAATCTTTTTCCTTCCGAAAGACGACTACAGTTTTCACTTCGCGACCGGTGCGTTCAATGAACCTTTTGAGAAGAGACTGTTCGGTTGCCGTACGAAGAAAACATAAACCTTCTGCGGAGATCACAAGAGTTTCCTCGCTGAGCCCTGAAATCCGCTGTGCTATGTTGTCTAGTTTAGCAAGGCGCTGATTAGGAGTGAGTGAAGGAACCCCACCGCGGACGCGAGCGCCAGAACGAATTTCCTGACGCAACATAAGATGTGCGAAGTGGGCGTGATTTATAATATTCCCCTGAACACGCTTACCATCGCGGAACCTAGGGCTGCGGATCGGGCGAATACCACTTGAAATCAAAGCAGTTCGGTTCTTTTCCAGACTTGCTTGGAATGATGAGGTTCCAGTCTTGTGCGTGCCGATATGAAGTATAAGTCTTTTCAGTTGCTATCGCTTTCTTCGTGGCCTGACGCGGAGAAAACCGGCTTCGCGCAGGGTGCTTCGCAGTTCCCAATGCTGATTTGCCCTCCTCAGGTGTTCTAAGTCAAATACTAATGAGTCGAGCTTGAACAAGGCCATGGGCCGGCGATGAACGCCCGCTAACGCGTGTTCCGGACCGGGCCCTCCAGCCAAGCGAGGCAAAGGACAAGAGAGTTCTCAGGTAGGCCAGGAGCGTGCGGATATTGTGCCCGCAGCCACACAAAACGGCGAAGATGGCATCGCCTGCGGCGCCCTTGGGCGTGTAGCCTGCAAGGCGACCATCGATTTTCATGTGGCCGATTTCCGGCTCGATTGCGCTGCGCCTCCGGAGTTGAGCCTTCAGCGGTTCGGTTACCCTGCGGGGCATTCCGGAGATCGGGTCACGCGTTCTGGTTAGGCCGTGGCCGTTGTCGCCGCGATCGACAACCGCGAGCTCGGTGAACGTCTCGACCTGCTCCAGCGCCTTGGCCAGGGGGTGGCCGTCGTATGGAATTCCGGGCATGCCCCGCATGCCGACGATAAAGCCCTCATCTTTCGTCGTCGCGATGCAGACCTTACAGCCAAGCGCGAGCCTTCCCTTTCGAGATGCAGTCGACATCGGGCTCATGCGGCGCGTAGATCGTGCTCCGGCTTTTGGGCGCCTGGTGCAGCAGCTTCGACACGCGCGCTACGGTGTATCGACGGCTCCTCCGGGGACGGCATCGAGTTGGCGGCGAATGTCGCGCATGACACGCTCCGCGCGACTAACCGAAATCAGCCTCCGGCAAACCCGGGGCGGTTCACACCTTTCAGGTTGCCTTCACGCTGCGGTAGAAAAAGCCGCCTCCAACGGAGACGGCTGAGCCTATGAGGGCTTGCGGAAGAGCATTCTTCTAGAATAGGAAGCTGTCCGCGGTCAAACTGGCTTCGTTGACGCCATTTATCGTAATTGAGTTGTCTCCTTCAAGAAGAACTAGCGTATCTCCATTTACCGTGACTGCACTGGATTTTAGTTCGGCGAATGAAGCGAACTCTCCGTTTCCTGACAAATCGATGAGGTCGTTTCCCACCCTAAAATCAGAAATGATATCGTTTCCTACTTTGGTTTCGAACACAAACGTGTCGGCGCCACCGTTGCCGCGCAGCGTGTCGTCATCCGCTCCGCCGATCAGTGTATCTTTGCCGCCGCCACCTACGAGACTGTCGTGTCCATCGCCCCCTAGTAGACGGTCGTTCCCGACACCACCATTGACGCGATCGTTGCCGTTTCCTCCTAATACGGTGTCATTTCCCGCGCCGCCATTTAGAATGTCTTTGCCACCCAGTCCCGAGATCTTGTCGGCGCCGCCGTTGCCATCAATACGGTTAGAGCCGCTCTCTCCGGTTAACTTGTCCTTTCGATTCGAGCCAATAAGATCTTCAAACCCAATAAAAAAGTCACCCTTGGCGTCCGAACCTGAAGAGCTTTCAGAAGCTAGGTTTACCGTAACGCCTGACGACGCGCTGGCATAGCTCAACGCATCACGTCCCGCCCCCCCAACGAGAATGTCGGCGCCTGCACCTCCTTCGACAGTGTCGTTCTGTATGCCGCCAGAAATAATATCACTACCATTTCCACCCAGAAGGTGATCTTTGCCCTTGTGCCCGGAAATTACATCGTCGCCATTTAGACCCTTAATTTTGTCATTTCCACCTCTCCCGAGGAGATCATCATCTCCATTAAGGCCAACGATCTCATCAGATTTCATAGTTCCGATAAGGGCGTCATCGGAGTTGCCAATTTCGTAAGTTGAAATTTTATCGGAGTACAATCCGGTAGCAAGTAGAAATACTCGATTCCCCATCTGCTTAATCGTCAACCCTGACGTATTATCCAGATTTTCGGTGGAGGTAATGGTTTGTATAATCTCCATTTCTTTGTCGTCATTAAGCGACATGACCAGTAGAGTATCCTGGTCTTGTGCTGTTGCCACGAAATAAGTTACACCCGCGACCTCCATAGACTGAATATCCCTGATATCCGAGTAGTCGCCGTTTACATAGTTAGGTGTTGCGGAAACAAATGTTAGACTTCCGTCGTTGGCCACTTCGTATACGTGGATTTGGTCATAGTAGTCATCATTCGCGACTAGGTAGGTGTGTTTTCCAATATCTGTGAGGACAAACCTTCCATAGTCGTCGCTGCTGCTTACCGAGTAGTTGTGTACATTTTTCAATCCACCATTGTCCGACACACGGAAAACGCTGAATCCATGATCGCCATTGACGGCAGAGGTGAACAGGAAAGTCTTCCCATTTATTTCGTGAAAATCTAAATTTGTCACCCCATCTAGGAGAAGATCAGCGTTGTCGCTATCTGTTACGGCGTCCCTTTTTATCAACGTCCCGTTTTTTGTAACCTGATAGATTGAAACTGCGTCTGAATAATTTGCGGCTGCTGCTACGAACGTTTTGTTTCCAATCTGATACGTATCTAGATGGTAAGGGTCACGTAAAAGGCCTTGGCCGTCAGTCGGTTCGCCAGTGCCTGGATAGTTTCTATAGGTATTGACAAATATTAGATGGCCGTCTGTACCTTCGCCGTCATCATCTAGGCGAAAAACAGTAAGAGCATCATCTGAATAAGAGGCAGCGATTAGAAAATTTTCATTTCCGACTTTCACAATCTCTATCTGCTCAACGGAGTTTAATCCGTAGGCAGTGCTGTTAGATAGAGAGGTGATGGGTGTCAGTGTGCCGTCACCATCCAAGGTCAGAACCTGTATTCCATCGTCTATTGCGGATGCAACGTATACATATGTGGTGCCATTGATGGTGTGTGTTTTCACACCGACAGGACCATCAAGTTCTGGGGAAGTTCCGAAGTCCTGAATGGAATCGATAAACGAAATATCACCGATAAGGTTCACAGTATCATCTCCTGGAGGGGTCAAGTGCTGCGCAGCTTAGCGTTCGCTGGGGGTTTAGGAAGGTCTAAAATGGAGATTCATTGTATTTTTTTCAGTATGTTAGAGGAAGACCTCATAGGCAGTGCATGACGGCCGCAGCGTTGGCGATTTCAGAGAAGGGTGGCTGGGGGCAACGATCCTATCTGGTCGTGGCATGTCGTCGATCTTTTATTCATCTGAACATTATTGCTATGCAGTCGCGCTCTGCTCCCTGGAAAGTCCGCGTTCTTCAGTTTCTCTGTTAGGGTTTCGGGCCGCAATGGGACCTGTCACATTCTGGCACTGGCCCGGAGTGTCATTTGGGTGGCCTGTGGTTCGAAGGCGAAGAGGCTTTCCCTGCTTAGGGCAGGGTGCCTTCAGCGCGGATTGTAGAAGCCGTTTAAGTATTCGAGGACCGCTAGCTCTACCGCACGGTATCCCGATGGAGGTTCTTCGCTGAGATCGCCCAGGCGTGAGAAGCAACACCAAACGTCGGTCGTTCGTGGTACTTGGTGCTTACCGAAAATCCGCATCGCGATGGGCCCTTTGAGCAGGTGGAAGCCGACGGGGTCGTGCGCTCAGCTTCGAGCGGGGACGGTTTTGGTAAGGAGGTCGGCAGATGCCGCCACTGATCCAAGTGGCATGGTGCGCTTGACGAGTTGACGGGCTCGTCTTAGGGGGCGCAGGAAACTGCCGGAAGTTGGATGAATGCCTAAGAAAATTATAGCTGTGGCTGGGATCGGTTATG
Coding sequences within:
- a CDS encoding ParB/RepB/Spo0J family partition protein yields the protein MAKRKRLTPANPMFLDAPEEPRIEAARRAPIADVAADSSATAALAEVAGELNRAREGGRMISALPLAQIEQGYLVRDRIWVDDEDMGALIASIRDRGQQTPIEVVALSDGRYGLISGWRRCQALMQLLEEGCGDGTVLALERRPESASDAYRAMVEENEIRAGLSYFERARIVEVAVAQGVFETRKQALQSLFASASRAKRSKIGSFVSLVEGLGETLRFPQAIGERLGLQLARQLERVPSAVGALTQSYELARPATAEEELALLARWVREEEIAEATEDAPMSRSPKLTAPAPVTSQPRPGLKVCFHAEKKRLELSGTALTEELHAALLCWISQEP
- a CDS encoding AAA family ATPase, which translates into the protein MRAETRGILPPYFNIDPDSACGALGAPASTPGFGEIARACEAGRADLASRGLEESGTRRLRLFSTWEITRYLIPVATGHFRRVLKQNPQLPQGRSETEGGAKWFTLDEVLQLRAFFGHEGSKAKEYLPYRPKGQPAKMVAVANFKGGVGKTSTAAHLAMSAALDGYKVLVVDLDSQGSMTSIFGGRVEDEWQTVFPLVARHYARYLRGENQRRLDRGEVPTPLDDTLTEALDVAASSLVQKTHWPNIDLIGAQLNLYWAEFQIPVWRMQARGWKLWDALTESLEADGLLDAYDVIFLDTPPALGYLTINGLAAADILLVPLGASFLEFDSTGRFFDMLHSTFGSIEEAENLAARALGREELKFEWDAVRAVVTRYDGTQQAELAALMQAYLGQVLSPHRQGFTALIGQAGEQVQGIYEADYRDFNRETYVRGRETFDATYAAFKQLLVGAWRRDELAQQAAAE
- a CDS encoding replication initiator protein A translates to MTTGEIGAGGLLPDRHPTGDFFLCDIFGASPKDDLGTMEHPVFSLSTRPDRRILSYEHNGAQVQVVPSVKGRATIHDKDILIYCVSQLVAALNAGRETSRHLVLKAHDLLVATNRDTSGDAYTRLKEAFERLAGTRISTNLTTGGEESTAGFGLIESWEIRRKSRGGRMISVAVTLSDWLYRAVLAKSVLTLSRDYFRLRKPLERRVYELARKHCGRQPEWRVSVAVLHKKSGSSAPLRVFRASLRKMICADHLPDYGMIEEEGDLVRFCRRGHVMERDAPGAPLLRSSTLEEARELEPGADVYALEANWRRFWEESGKVQLKDPDKAFLGWLLKRRTS